The window GAGTGCTGCAAGTTTACGCTGTGACTCCACCACCCAGGAAATCCTGCTTAACAGCTTACTCAGGCGCTACCACACATTATCATATCATTTTGTACTCTGTATGATGCAAGCTCTTTTCCCATTGGTTTTAGACAAGCCGTACTGTTTGTTGATAGTGATTGAGTTCTCTTTcctgtttgtttgcttgttctGCGTGTTCGCGGATGTTGTTGTAGCCATTCCTCTAACGGCGTACAACCCCATGGCGGCAgccgcagcagcagcagctgtgGTCAGAGGTGCgagaatttcattttttctaCATCCTACACATGACCTATTCTCAGGAAACGAGCGCTCACACCCCAATGTGCATTTTCACTATCCATCTGACCTATATATCTACTGTATAAGATTTCCTGTTCATGAAAAGTGATTGAGATATTGtggaatttcatttttttgtaggCTCAAATCCTTCTCGCTCAGCTGGGTTTCTAGGTACCAGCAGCCCTGGGCCGATGGCAGACCTGTATGGAACGGCCAGTCAGGACTCAACTGTCAGTAGCTATATCAGCGCCGCAAGTCCCGCTCCAAGCACTGgattcagccacagccttgggGTGAGTCAGAATGAGTGGATCAATCAAATGCAGTGTTGTTAATgtcaactaaaactattaaaaagatatttttttccagaaaagtcattgaaataaagctaaaataaaataaaatgcaaatattaaatgaaaaattggtcccactttatattaagtggccttaactactatgtacttacatcaaaaaataagtacagtgtacttattgggttcatattgaattgcaacacattttgcagctattgaggtggagtatgggtaaggttagggaaagctttggtggtatgggtaggtttaagggtaggggtaaggtgtaagggatgggtcaacagtgtaattataaatgtaattacagaaattagttacagatgtaattacatgcaggtgtttttaaaatgtaagtacaatgtaataacatgtatgtacacaataagtgcattgtatcaaatgattaatttaaatgtaagtacatagtagttaaggccacttaatataaagtgggtccaaaaaatttaaataaataaaaaaatgtcaatgaaaattagaaatgttgatttggtaactaactgaaataaaataagttgaagtattaaaattactaaaacagaaatctaaaaaataataaaaatgacaaaagcacataaaattactaaaacttaaactacaattaaaattgtaaactgaaaatataaaaataaaaattaattcaaaatattagaaatattaatattaaaataacaccgATGACAAAGTTAAAAGGAAAATGTAGAAATGTTCTTTTTTGTATTCATATTGGTTTCATATGATTTaatatggttaaaaaaaaaaaagaattgaatgACTCTTAAAACATCCATCAAgtaacaaaaattatataaaaaagtaaattttaaaatatatttttcaaggtTAAAAGATTCCAAATATACGATATTCTCAAATATTACGTTTTTGGAGAGCCACACCACATGACGTTTAACAACCTGAACTAACCTTGCCATGTGAAAAAGGTCAAATTATTGACCCTGACACAGTCAGGAGTGTCTGCAagtattttcaaatattaataagcagtaagcAGTCATATTTTTCtaagaaataataattattattgttatctattactttttttattataataattcactaaaaattaattaaaaacatgatAATCATAGAAGATGTGTCCAAGTCATTGTATGTATgaaatgcattttgtgtgaattaaaaaaaaatgagtgtcACATCATTGATCGAGAATACCCGATGCCCACAATGAATTAATTGTCCGTTTTGCTGCATTACAATTAATGCCTATTTTCACCTTCACAGGGCCCTCTGATTGCTACGGCATTTACTAACGGCTACCATTGAAATGAGTGAAAGGTACAATAGTATTAATCACTCTGACGTCTTCCCTACATCTTAAGGAAGGATTTTTAAAGTATGTGATGATCTCAATCGAATATAATGGATGCACTCTACGTGCAGCAGGGTTTTATAGTTATTTTATCAAGCTCTCTGTCTTTGAATGGTTTTGGATGAGATGAATCAGCCCTAATCTGATGGAATGAAGGCTGCAACACTAATAATGTGATGTGACATATTTCCTGTTTTATGAATTACTGTCATATCAGTCTAACTAACCTCCTGCTCCTCTTATATAGAGCTAAACCTGTAAATAATTAGTTTATTTCTCAGTTTGAAATGCTAACAACTTGTGTGTATTTTTGtcttagttttattttttcctctctcagtTCTTGTTTAAAGTTTTGTGATGACATTATGTACATGTAGGCTTGTAATTGTAGAAAAGTCTTCAGTTGAACAGTCTTATAAGAGCAATAATCTGTGTCAAATCTATGTGAATCTTTGTAGTGTATTTAAAAGACTAAATCACTTTCAGATGCATTTGGTACATTTTCTACTGAAGAATATAGTGTGATGGGacatcaaaatgtatattttgttaGTTTTGCAACTGGATTTATTACACTGATCATGAAAATAGCAGTAATTATAAGGAGAACATATTTCTCAGACCTAGATTCGACCTTCTTTGTGtaaaatattgtatataatgTCTTTTTGATCTGGTGAGATCTGTCAGCGTGACTAAGAGAGTTTTTTACACTCAAGAACGCAAACGCATGAATTCTTCGTGtccaaaaatgttttgtttttttcatgatttgatgaacttgaacttttttttgttttgtttttttgttttgttcagtgttttttttttttttttgttgacagAAACAGAAGGCAATGTGAATGATGCTActattgagtgagtgagtgagtgagtgtgtgtgtgtgtgtgtgtgtgtgtgtgtgtgtgtgtgtgtgtgtgtctgtgtgtgctgGAGATCGAATGCATGTCTGATGCTGTCATGATCTAATGTATTATCTTCAGTAAGatgatttaaaatgtgaatTGTAACCCCTATTTCCATGCTGTTACATTGCATTTACCAAGTTTATATTCGTAACACAATTCCATTAATCTCTTTTAGAGGTTTAAAGTCTTGTAATAATTGGAATATGAATATACTTCAATTAATTGAAGATTCTGgaactggtaaaaaaaaaaaaagaacactaaTATAACACTTTTTATGAAGTAAACAGGATGGCTGTTAATATTTGAAAGTTTTAATGTTTCTTGTTTGAAGCTTGACCCTCTctgaaaattgaaataaaaaaatgaaaaagtaaatTTGGAAATGGCAattaaattatttcaaattTCAGAACTCCTACTACAGGATTGAAAAATGGCACGCGTGACTCACTTTAGGCCTGTTAATGTTGTCAGTCTTTTATTATTCACATGTGGCTTCAGGGCATGTCAAATCACCCACAGTCTGTTATTGAATGTCTCTTCTGAAAGCGCTCACTGAACACCCCCACATAGAAATCTGTGTTCACGGGACACTTGTGAAAATACAACGAAACTAAAGATTTCTGTCAGGATGAAACAGCATTATCTTATTGTGGAAGCACGTCATATGATTAGGGCTTTTACCGTTAAGCTTCTAGATGGGGTTGTGTAGGCGGTAACACATCACTTCTTTTTCGATAAACATCTCTGTTCTGtcaattaacattttatcttCTTATATGACGCTTATTGCCAACGAAAACTTGCGTATCATTAAATGATATGAAAACCAAAATATTAGAATACCTTAAAGCGTTGCACTGAGCTGTCACACTATATTTTCTCGCAGGTTAATTCCTATATGAAATCATTTTGAAACAGTTTCTTTTTAGTGCATCTAAAGCTAGTCTAAAAACGAAAGCCCTGACAAATAAACCGCTTGCAAAACATCATTTTGCCGTTCCATGAGGTTGCATATCAATTTGACAGGAACCTTTTATAGGatccaataaaaatacagtcaaaccaaaattcattcagacaccttgaacatttcattcattaattcagtttattcactatagtttcaaaaaatggtaataaaatatgacaagatctgagagttaaactgtcagaaaaaaaaaaaaatcgtaattatgtcagataacacttaagcaaaacatggtcaggtcaaagtgtcaataatttttggttccaaattgttatcaattttactggtagtccactgtatgaagaagaattcacagtttactttattttgctatcctcactagtaaaaatatatcaaaaatgtctgaataatttttggtttgactgtatgtacaAGCATCATAACtctataaacacaaactctaaCCTGATCACTCAAAAGACAAGAAAAAGTCTTATGTTTTTATCagaggattttttttataatcgtatcttaaatatatacatttgccATGAGCACAATACTGCTTAAAACAGACTCAAATGTGAGCCGACGGCACTTAACAATTCAGTCTTCATGAAGAAACACAAACCATTGAAAACGATAtcaacatttacagtatttacagcAATACCATGACAAAATCTAACAGGACCAGAAGCTCAAAGACTGTCAGTAACACCCTGTCCCATATGCATGATGAAAGTGCGAATAAATTGATGCTCAACCTTCATCCTTTGGTCCTTTCTTCATATGGACCTCAGAGTATGTCACAGAGTCCTCGGTGCAGGTCACTGGAGTGAGTGCCACAGCTGCACTGTTCTGAAAGACAAGATATAACATGACATAATAATTGCATCTGGATGCTTGCAAAACTCCAAAACTGTCCATTTGCTTACTAAATTGATAACACGTAGCAATTAACTAAGCATCACTTGGATACTACAGAATACCAAATGCTCTTGATGGGCACGATTTACCTCGTTTCTTGATTTCACACTGTCTCGAGGAATGTTTAATGCTGCATAAACAACAGTTTCATGAGTTTCAGGGCAGGGTGTTTCATGGGTAGCATCAACCTGAGAGTGAAAATAAcaacttgttttttgtttttttttaaaaagtactgTATCGCTTTTAAAAGATCATCAGATTTAAAGATCATCACTTCTGCCAGTATTCacaatcaaatgaaaaataagtaaataaatgttaCTCACTACGGCTTCTTTTGCTTTAGGTTCTATCCTGGAGTGTcctagttaaaaaaaacaacctgtTAAACTTTACAGTCacttgaattttattttaaacactgACTGTATGCTATCAGTAGTAATTGATAGTAGATAGCATGCCATTGTTAATAATCTGAAGCAATTTAAGATAAAaccataaacatcaaatttttaaagacatttcacaatttttcttacCTTTATAATGTCTGTGAATAGCACAGCCAATGCAGATGATTAGCAAGACACAACTCAATCCTAAAGTCAATGACACCATAAGTGTCATTGGGATTGCTGTCACAGTCTCAGGTGTGGGAGAAGGTTTTGTCACAGTTGTTGAATTAGACACTGCAAATGAGAAGTATACATATTTCACTTTTGGATTCCTATGACTTTTTAAGCAccaaaaaaaattgtgtttgaTGTTTAGCCTGTtacatgaaatatgaaatatgagtcTTTAAACTGAATAgaatgaacattttaaaaagaataaaaaataaagctcaCCCACATATACATGCGTCCCAtttccatatttaacaaatcCAAGTATAGGTAAATCCATCTGTGCTGTACAGTAATACATGGCACTATGATTTAGACGTATTGACAGCAGGTCCAGCGATGCGTTAACAAGCACAGTTCCAGAAACAGACGATCGATTGTCAGACAGTTCAATCTTTTCActctttatttcagttttattatcTTGTAACCACTTAACCACGATTCTTTTAAATTGTGAATGAGCTTTAATGTGACAGGTGATGTTCTCACTTGTGCCTTTCCATTTTATTGTCTGAGGTTTTTGCCACACAGATATATTTGGATTTGGCAAAGTTACACCTTCAGAGATGAGACCTGTGAGAAAGTAGCAAAGTatgtaattaatataatttcatCAAGCTATTGACATAATGTTGATAATAAGTAGTTATCGAGGAGGAAAAAGGATATTACCTGTGAACCAGATGGTTGCGAAAAGAGCACAGAGACTGGTGCGAGTCATTTTATCTAAACTGCAGAGACAGCGGGTTTCTCACGTTGAGCAGAAGCAGgtgtttttcatttttcctGTGTGGTGTATCCTGCCATCTGAAAGCATCACCTTATCTGCATAAACTCACACGCTCCGGTGACACCCACAGACGGGCCACTTGAGCTGAAACGCTATAGCTTTTTCGATGACGTGACTCACTTTTGTCAGCTCCACATTACTTGATTTGCAAATCTATGAATTTGCATGTGTCAATGCACCTATTCTATAATGAGCAGGATTTTAATTTctctattaaaattaattttaagatttttttttttttttggcatatgGGGGTAaaagagaaagtaaaaaaaaaacaacaagaaaAAGCCTATAGTTTTCCATAATCATAAATtaagtcataatatatatatatatatatatatatatatatatatttttttttttttttttatgtaatactattttattttaaaggtcccgtttttcgtggttttttgaagctttgattgtgtttatagtgtgcaatataacatgtattcatgtttcgcgtgtaaaaaaacacagtatttttcacataatttacttatctgtataccgctgtttccactgtcataaaaacggctgatgacttccttgttctatgaagtccctccttcagaaatacgtaacgagttctgattgtgccagcggttcctgtgttgtgattcgacagcagcttagcgaaccttgcccggaaaagtcacgcctcttaccataacgtggagatgcacgcgctcagtgttattgtaaacatgtctttaattttaccctatcaatttgagccggaatcagacccggtgattggactgcgggatgaaaataacagcgtttcgacgacatggcgacaaacacactctacaaacgcaactcttgtgtattcctgtgggcggaggttagtcaaaaaactgttttagtgacgtcattaaagaaggaagtagagggatgtagtccaaactggccgttcgatgtaggcgacttctgttaaataaaatatctcgcttggcattgaactttgagctttaaaattttacagattttatttatactctaacaacaacattacacactaactaaagtttgaaacatgggatcacgaagaacgggacctttaatgtgtccttgttaGGTACTGAGTAATACTTATatatacttactatagggttaagGTAAGAATTATGGTTTGGTGt of the Megalobrama amblycephala isolate DHTTF-2021 linkage group LG12, ASM1881202v1, whole genome shotgun sequence genome contains:
- the si:dkey-63d15.12 gene encoding uncharacterized protein si:dkey-63d15.12, with amino-acid sequence MTRTSLCALFATIWFTGLISEGVTLPNPNISVWQKPQTIKWKGTSENITCHIKAHSQFKRIVVKWLQDNKTEIKSEKIELSDNRSSVSGTVLVNASLDLLSIRLNHSAMYYCTAQMDLPILGFVKYGNGTHVYVVSNSTTVTKPSPTPETVTAIPMTLMVSLTLGLSCVLLIICIGCAIHRHYKGHSRIEPKAKEAVVDATHETPCPETHETVVYAALNIPRDSVKSRNENSAAVALTPVTCTEDSVTYSEVHMKKGPKDEG